In Luteolibacter yonseiensis, a single window of DNA contains:
- a CDS encoding ferritin-like domain-containing protein: MQSSNLIDELAQNSSGHGASLGGRRNFLRKIGLATAGSAGLAALASPAKAQPLPENLDVAVLNFALNLEYLEAEYYLRGTTGKGLEAIGISVDGSGGEPGGKVFVKDKPLVKFATPAFEEYANEIAVDESKHVSFIREALAANGAEIVARPQIDLKSSFNALGKLIGLKSFDPFENEINFLIGAFIFEDVGVTAYKGASPLLTDKGILEAAAGILGVEAYHAGVVRTLLYGQGKAVRGLVGKISDVRQSLDNTSGVNSDQRLVRNGAANLVPTDGNSIVFSRTTRQVLNIVYGGVNAEKGLFFPKGLNGAIR, translated from the coding sequence ATGCAATCTTCCAACCTCATCGATGAACTCGCGCAGAACTCCTCCGGCCACGGCGCCAGCCTTGGCGGCCGCCGGAATTTCCTCCGTAAAATCGGACTCGCCACCGCGGGCAGCGCGGGCCTCGCCGCCCTCGCCTCTCCTGCGAAAGCGCAGCCGCTGCCGGAAAACCTCGATGTCGCGGTGCTGAATTTCGCCCTCAATCTTGAATACCTCGAAGCCGAATATTATCTGCGCGGCACGACCGGCAAGGGCCTCGAAGCCATCGGCATCTCGGTGGACGGCAGCGGCGGGGAACCGGGCGGCAAGGTTTTCGTCAAGGACAAGCCTCTGGTGAAATTCGCCACCCCCGCGTTCGAGGAATATGCGAACGAGATCGCCGTGGACGAGAGCAAGCATGTCAGCTTCATCCGCGAGGCGCTTGCCGCGAATGGCGCGGAAATCGTGGCTCGGCCACAGATCGATCTGAAATCCAGCTTCAACGCGCTGGGCAAGCTGATCGGCCTCAAGTCGTTCGATCCCTTTGAAAACGAGATCAATTTCCTCATCGGTGCCTTCATTTTCGAAGACGTCGGCGTGACCGCCTACAAGGGCGCGAGCCCGCTCCTCACGGACAAGGGCATTCTGGAAGCGGCCGCCGGCATTCTCGGCGTCGAGGCTTACCATGCCGGGGTGGTCCGCACCCTGCTCTACGGCCAGGGCAAGGCGGTCCGCGGTCTGGTCGGGAAAATTTCCGATGTCCGCCAGTCGCTCGACAACACCTCGGGAGTGAATTCCGATCAACGGCTGGTTCGCAATGGCGCGGCCAACCTCGTGCCGACCGACGGCAACTCCATCGTCTTCAGCCGCACCACGCGCCAGGTGCTGAACATTGTTTACGGCGGTGTGAACGCCGAAAAAGGACTCTTTTTCCCAAAAGGACTCAACGGCGCCATCCGCTGA
- a CDS encoding LysR family transcriptional regulator, whose translation MDIDLSSLLVFRHLALTGSFTETGKRWKISQPAVSLMISRLESEVGLVLLERSSAGTRLTSAGVQFLARSNEVCDAYLTFIDGMRNIGRRMDREVLIGIDRSWFGNLLREELAQSPPPDGITALLCDASENWGEALEATQYDVVVAGRFLRAGLTGGIQEAVIRHERGITIAWNPDFYPFDPLNFSFPEILRTSVLMPDAGVVTGFDSHLKLWCEHAYGMQPANAISFTSETDAATAAGAGLGVFLGPGDAMSRLGELGAGLVHVRTFEFLLPQAFTFGVYCRSDEHSKEVLSMAALIGRLGMKRLASL comes from the coding sequence ATGGACATCGACCTCTCAAGCCTCCTTGTTTTCCGTCATCTCGCGCTGACAGGCAGCTTCACGGAAACGGGCAAGCGTTGGAAAATCTCCCAGCCCGCGGTGAGCCTGATGATTTCCCGGCTGGAGTCGGAGGTCGGTCTGGTGTTGTTGGAACGGTCCAGCGCCGGCACCCGGCTCACCAGCGCGGGCGTCCAGTTCCTCGCACGGTCAAACGAAGTCTGCGACGCCTATCTCACCTTCATCGACGGCATGCGGAACATCGGCCGGAGGATGGACCGCGAGGTGCTGATCGGCATCGACCGCTCGTGGTTCGGAAACCTCCTGCGCGAGGAGCTCGCCCAATCCCCTCCTCCCGACGGCATCACCGCGCTGCTCTGCGATGCTTCGGAAAACTGGGGTGAAGCGCTGGAGGCGACGCAGTATGACGTGGTCGTCGCCGGAAGATTCCTCCGGGCCGGTCTCACCGGCGGCATCCAGGAAGCCGTCATCCGCCATGAACGCGGCATCACCATCGCCTGGAACCCGGACTTCTATCCCTTCGATCCGCTCAATTTCAGTTTCCCGGAAATCCTGCGGACCAGCGTGCTCATGCCGGATGCGGGGGTGGTCACGGGTTTCGATTCCCATCTCAAGCTCTGGTGCGAGCACGCCTATGGCATGCAGCCTGCCAATGCCATTTCATTCACCTCGGAAACGGATGCCGCCACCGCGGCGGGCGCCGGGCTCGGAGTCTTCCTGGGCCCCGGCGACGCCATGAGCCGCCTTGGTGAGCTCGGGGCCGGGTTGGTCCATGTGAGGACGTTCGAGTTTCTCCTGCCACAAGCCTTCACCTTCGGCGTCTATTGCCGGAGTGACGAGCATTCCAAGGAGGTCCTCTCGATGGCCGCTCTCATCGGCAGGCTGGGCATGAAGCGGCTGGCCTCGCTTTGA
- a CDS encoding LysR family transcriptional regulator produces the protein MNETTRKNLPDFQGLPNITFRQLEVFSVVCREASYANAALELRSTRANIKRVCEDFQKAVGRPLFEECADRRLQPTAFAQDLLTQVSPLARGLRRLGESVRNQHAGGRILRFAAAGEFFKGGLFTDFLARVRITDAFRPCFLRIETKRFRTALLNAECDVYFGVGISPSDRLDLINLGPVAWKIRCEGDPPARPADLPAGKWWIADAGETEATAALIEAFHAAGAEGGRIHTTDSGTSPAQDDIVFSHDTAAMAGSPAGDAWPRFHFFAVLRKHHPYSELMPRLGGAAIH, from the coding sequence ATGAACGAAACCACGCGGAAAAACCTGCCCGATTTCCAAGGATTGCCGAACATCACGTTCCGCCAGCTTGAGGTGTTCAGCGTCGTCTGCCGCGAGGCATCGTATGCGAATGCGGCCCTGGAGCTGAGAAGCACGCGGGCGAACATCAAGCGGGTGTGTGAGGATTTCCAGAAAGCGGTGGGCCGTCCCCTCTTTGAAGAATGCGCGGACCGCCGCCTGCAGCCGACCGCGTTCGCGCAGGATCTGTTGACGCAGGTCAGCCCGCTTGCCCGCGGACTGCGGCGGTTGGGGGAAAGCGTGAGAAACCAGCACGCGGGCGGCCGCATCCTGCGCTTCGCCGCGGCGGGGGAGTTTTTCAAAGGCGGACTTTTCACCGATTTCCTCGCCCGCGTGCGGATCACCGATGCCTTCCGTCCCTGTTTCCTGCGCATCGAGACGAAACGCTTCCGCACCGCGCTGCTGAATGCGGAGTGCGATGTGTATTTCGGTGTCGGCATCAGCCCGTCCGACCGGCTGGATCTGATCAACCTCGGTCCCGTCGCGTGGAAGATCCGTTGCGAGGGCGATCCTCCCGCCCGGCCCGCCGACCTGCCCGCGGGAAAATGGTGGATCGCGGACGCGGGTGAAACGGAAGCCACCGCCGCCCTCATCGAGGCGTTCCATGCCGCCGGAGCGGAAGGCGGACGCATCCACACCACAGACTCCGGGACTTCTCCGGCGCAGGATGACATCGTCTTCTCCCACGACACCGCCGCCATGGCGGGCAGCCCCGCCGGCGACGCGTGGCCGCGCTTCCATTTTTTCGCGGTATTGAGAAAACACCACCCATATTCCGAACTGATGCCACGGCTCGGCGGAGCGGCCATCCACTGA
- a CDS encoding SUMF1/EgtB/PvdO family nonheme iron enzyme, with translation MKHSFVFSALFSLALPGLLGQTVPDPAGLWDFADAAQIGKATVGPALATVGSAPGQLASLADDGGVVQNGVLSTVAGPANRLRLTHGIAANGGGSYVNEYTLLFDIFSPSASRGSWRCLFQTDSGNTSDGDYFIRNNNDQMGTAALGYTTNALNETRWKRVVIVADLPSVKVYVDGALFFTHANQTVDGRYALGSTLQLFADEDNENASLRVAATAIWNKPLTAVEVGALGLPGAPILGAAVPNAAPVITEGTSLQMPTASLNGPAVTAALNATDAEGDPISWSVGTQASHGTAAIVSSSGSGCVVGYTPAPGFSGLDSFQVSSSDGQDSDSIEMNVLVLDPNAPPWRAPVGLWEFDFPVDPTLATIGTSLTPSGTGFTPVNGAFADDAAQQVALGSYYRVSNPVGANGGGTISNRYTLMWDIFIPTNAASQWKTLFQINPANSDDGDLFINTSRQLGTAAGLGGYSTNTLSAGTWNRVVLKVVNGTTNGTSIWVNGSKWMTTTTADGIDGRYGLGSQFLLFADNDGDDGTIQVSNVAIWDDAIGDAEIVALGGATGRVSTLAKPTPNHPPVIAGTDPIPLVAQMNATATLALEANDEDGDPVTWTVGTAAANGTVSINNSSDTTAAVVYTPALNFTGSDTFTIKASDGEKSDSVVVNVSVQNGAPVIAEGDSYNLSAIKDGGARTVVFQASDPNGNPLVWNISSAPSHGVAEISGNNNTSGEVRYTPEPGYSGSDSFMVGVTDGVLIDGIEVRVVVTDPGADPKLTVVSAHGSTHPAPGAYPHPRGTSLTNSASNETGETTRHIVTGWTLTGDGPSSGTTNPMTFTLTRDSVLTWQFRSEHRVETAVSGNGTVSLSSGWFEAGKPLVITAVPAAGHHFTGWTGDTAGCQTGAKSIALPMDRAYATITANFATDENFTFVALPDTQNYTSITSPTDLYTRQTQWVLDNRETMNIKFVTHLGDIVNSPSSQAQWQRATDAMNLMDNRMPYGTCPGNHDIGSGNTDYLRRFGPNPTHASSVGRWLDPVTNQTYDWYKGASPRGYSSYQVVHVNGRDFMFLHMDHDAPDQDLAWAASVLSAHPKVLTMVTTHNYLAETGGTGIFGSGTGERGYTAQANVGTWGDRPDTNRPQEVFDAIVKPFNQVYMVICGHMFATYNLEKTNNAGNTVHEVLVDYQSLPNGGNGFLRIMDFRPGENKIYNTSYSPYLGRYIDPNLNADHQGMLDLHDRNGGEFVLNTDFDTRFNNTLNVVSPYGGVSPAAGAHDIEDGTPVAINAEVFLAGQTRRRPVGWTLTGSQTASGAGSSAVITQNGDATLTWTYSTEYQLSTATVGGGIVSTGGGWHTADSIVNIQAQPDAGQSFLQWSGDIAGCIINGTTISVTMDRPRGPITAEFSSARPSYSVEVVSAFPGASPAAATYTYDEGSTVTFTAADLPGADTRRICTGYHYSNGSGVVSGNGTSVTLVVNENTVLTWDWKSQYLVTTAVSGPGTVSAGGWFDENSAVTLSATPEPGAMLSGWTGDTALGSPAGNDFKILSLTRPAGPVTASFEAASHVLTVNSTQATVTPPPGAHGYSFGQTIEFSAVSDETNGSRQRPTGWTLSGGTNLSGEGTKGSFVMAGDTTLTWTFTPEVLLAVTGGNEGAILPMDSAGWKALGSRVDLHALAPPFFTFRRWTGDVPAESFSGTISLIMDQPRSITADLMPLTVSDGTPRWWLKDFTQVTAGDYESARLNDSDGDGEIAADEYVAGMSDLDARQRFGILSFTQNAATGKFHVTAPARDRRLYQVAESADLAGAFEAIGSPVAFTGAFADFDVTRPAGASRNFYSVKVSLGTTGPRDADPAAASSAPLPGSLEREMRRIPGGTFQQGDAEGPTPSRPVHPVQVAGFMMDRFEVTRADWEKVATWAQAHGYDIPILLRFNQPPYNVPANHPAVAVSWYDSVKWCNARSEMEGRRPVYFTDTTATTVYRTGEVDLVAANVNWSGDGYRLPTESEWERASRGGLEGRKFPWGDEDADLRSNSWNFQLFTGRAPDEEFPYTERVGYFDGTQPGGMPNMENGYGLHDMSANAWEWTWDRMGDYTRDKQYDPKGPDSGTVQRVQRGGSWWNYVDQATNFQRLPFPPNGSDDYGMIGFRCIRGLHPNE, from the coding sequence ATGAAACACTCCTTCGTTTTCTCAGCCTTGTTTTCGCTGGCCCTGCCCGGCCTGTTGGGACAGACCGTTCCCGATCCCGCGGGCCTGTGGGATTTCGCCGATGCCGCGCAGATCGGCAAGGCGACCGTGGGGCCCGCGCTGGCGACGGTGGGATCCGCGCCGGGGCAGCTGGCTTCGCTCGCCGATGATGGAGGAGTTGTTCAGAACGGGGTGCTTTCGACGGTGGCGGGACCGGCGAACCGTCTCCGGCTCACCCACGGCATCGCTGCGAACGGCGGCGGGAGTTATGTGAATGAATACACGCTGCTTTTCGACATTTTCTCACCGTCGGCCAGCCGCGGTTCATGGCGTTGCCTTTTCCAGACGGACTCGGGAAATACAAGCGACGGAGATTATTTCATCCGCAACAACAACGACCAGATGGGCACGGCCGCGCTCGGCTACACCACGAACGCCCTGAATGAGACACGCTGGAAACGGGTCGTCATCGTCGCGGACCTGCCGAGCGTGAAGGTCTATGTCGATGGCGCGCTTTTCTTCACCCATGCGAATCAAACGGTGGACGGACGCTATGCGCTGGGATCAACTCTCCAGCTTTTCGCGGATGAGGACAATGAGAACGCCTCCCTCCGCGTGGCGGCCACGGCGATCTGGAACAAACCCCTGACCGCGGTGGAAGTGGGAGCCTTGGGACTCCCGGGCGCGCCCATTCTGGGAGCCGCTGTCCCGAACGCGGCTCCGGTCATCACGGAAGGGACCAGTCTCCAGATGCCGACCGCCAGCCTCAACGGCCCGGCGGTGACCGCCGCCCTGAACGCCACGGATGCGGAAGGCGATCCCATTTCATGGTCGGTGGGCACACAGGCATCCCACGGCACCGCCGCCATCGTTTCGAGCAGCGGGTCCGGGTGTGTGGTCGGTTACACCCCCGCTCCGGGATTCTCCGGCCTCGACAGTTTCCAAGTCAGTTCCTCGGATGGCCAGGATTCCGATTCCATCGAGATGAATGTCCTGGTGCTTGATCCGAACGCGCCGCCTTGGCGCGCTCCGGTGGGACTCTGGGAATTCGACTTCCCCGTGGACCCGACCCTCGCGACCATCGGCACGAGCCTGACCCCCAGCGGCACCGGTTTCACTCCGGTGAACGGCGCCTTCGCCGATGATGCCGCGCAGCAGGTCGCGCTTGGCAGCTATTACAGGGTCTCCAATCCGGTGGGAGCGAATGGCGGCGGCACCATTTCGAACCGCTACACCCTCATGTGGGACATCTTCATTCCCACCAACGCCGCCTCGCAGTGGAAAACCTTGTTCCAAATCAATCCGGCGAACTCCGACGACGGAGATTTGTTCATCAACACCAGCCGCCAGCTCGGCACCGCCGCCGGACTCGGCGGATACTCCACCAACACCCTCAGCGCCGGAACATGGAACCGCGTCGTGCTCAAGGTCGTCAACGGCACCACCAACGGCACATCCATCTGGGTCAACGGCAGCAAATGGATGACAACGACCACTGCGGACGGCATCGACGGCCGCTATGGCCTGGGCAGCCAGTTCCTGCTCTTTGCGGACAACGATGGGGATGACGGCACGATCCAGGTCTCAAACGTCGCGATCTGGGATGACGCCATCGGCGACGCGGAAATCGTGGCCCTGGGTGGCGCGACCGGACGGGTAAGCACCCTGGCCAAGCCCACACCGAACCACCCTCCCGTCATCGCCGGGACCGACCCCATCCCGCTGGTGGCACAAATGAACGCCACCGCGACTCTGGCGTTGGAAGCAAACGACGAGGACGGCGATCCCGTCACTTGGACGGTCGGCACCGCGGCGGCCAACGGGACGGTGTCCATCAATAACAGTTCGGATACCACCGCAGCGGTGGTTTACACACCCGCACTGAATTTCACCGGATCGGACACTTTCACCATCAAGGCGTCCGATGGAGAGAAGAGTGACAGCGTGGTGGTGAACGTCAGTGTCCAGAACGGCGCGCCCGTCATCGCCGAGGGAGATTCCTACAACCTGAGCGCCATCAAGGACGGCGGCGCCCGCACCGTCGTTTTCCAAGCCTCGGATCCGAATGGCAACCCGCTTGTCTGGAACATCTCCTCCGCTCCATCACACGGCGTCGCGGAAATTTCCGGAAACAACAACACCTCGGGCGAGGTCCGCTACACACCCGAGCCCGGCTACTCCGGCAGTGACAGCTTCATGGTCGGCGTGACCGACGGCGTGCTGATCGACGGCATCGAGGTCCGGGTGGTTGTCACCGATCCCGGCGCGGATCCGAAACTGACGGTGGTCTCCGCACATGGCAGCACCCATCCGGCTCCCGGAGCATACCCGCATCCCCGCGGTACCAGCCTCACCAACAGCGCGAGCAATGAGACCGGCGAAACCACACGACACATCGTCACCGGCTGGACGCTCACCGGTGACGGCCCCTCCTCCGGAACCACCAATCCGATGACTTTCACGCTCACCCGCGACTCGGTCCTCACCTGGCAGTTCCGCAGCGAACACCGGGTGGAAACCGCCGTTTCCGGAAACGGCACCGTGTCGCTGTCAAGCGGCTGGTTTGAAGCGGGCAAGCCGCTGGTGATCACCGCCGTACCTGCCGCCGGTCATCACTTCACCGGCTGGACCGGAGACACCGCGGGCTGCCAGACCGGCGCGAAATCGATCGCCCTGCCGATGGACCGGGCCTATGCCACCATCACCGCGAACTTCGCCACGGACGAGAATTTCACCTTCGTCGCTCTGCCGGACACCCAGAACTACACCAGCATCACCTCCCCTACCGATCTCTACACCCGTCAGACCCAGTGGGTGCTGGACAACCGGGAGACGATGAACATCAAGTTCGTCACCCACCTCGGAGACATCGTCAACTCGCCGAGCAGCCAGGCCCAGTGGCAGCGCGCCACGGACGCGATGAACCTGATGGACAACCGGATGCCCTACGGCACCTGCCCGGGCAACCACGACATCGGCTCCGGAAACACCGACTATCTCCGCCGTTTCGGCCCGAACCCGACACACGCCTCCTCGGTCGGGCGCTGGCTGGATCCGGTGACCAACCAGACTTATGATTGGTATAAAGGCGCGTCGCCCCGCGGATACAGTTCGTATCAGGTGGTGCACGTGAACGGCCGGGATTTCATGTTCCTGCACATGGATCATGATGCGCCGGATCAGGATCTGGCCTGGGCCGCGAGCGTTCTCTCCGCCCACCCGAAGGTGCTCACCATGGTGACCACCCACAACTACCTCGCGGAGACCGGCGGCACCGGCATCTTCGGCAGCGGCACCGGCGAGCGCGGCTATACGGCGCAGGCGAACGTCGGCACATGGGGAGACCGCCCGGATACCAACCGGCCGCAGGAAGTCTTCGATGCCATCGTCAAGCCGTTCAACCAGGTGTACATGGTCATCTGCGGCCACATGTTCGCGACTTACAACCTGGAAAAAACCAACAACGCGGGCAATACCGTCCACGAGGTGCTCGTGGACTACCAGTCGCTGCCCAACGGCGGCAACGGTTTCCTCCGCATCATGGATTTCCGCCCCGGCGAGAACAAGATCTACAACACCAGCTACTCGCCCTACCTTGGGCGCTACATTGATCCGAATCTCAATGCCGACCATCAGGGAATGCTCGATCTGCATGACCGGAACGGCGGAGAATTCGTCCTGAACACCGACTTCGACACCCGTTTCAACAACACGCTCAATGTGGTGTCCCCTTACGGCGGCGTCTCACCCGCAGCCGGAGCCCACGACATCGAGGACGGCACCCCCGTCGCCATCAACGCGGAGGTGTTCCTGGCAGGCCAGACCCGCCGCCGCCCGGTCGGCTGGACGCTCACCGGCAGCCAGACCGCCAGTGGCGCGGGCTCGTCCGCCGTCATCACCCAGAATGGCGACGCGACCCTCACCTGGACCTACTCCACAGAATACCAGCTCAGCACCGCCACCGTCGGCGGCGGCATTGTCAGCACCGGCGGCGGCTGGCACACGGCGGACAGCATCGTGAACATCCAGGCCCAGCCGGATGCCGGACAGAGCTTCCTGCAATGGAGCGGAGACATCGCCGGCTGCATCATCAATGGCACGACCATCTCCGTGACAATGGACCGCCCGCGAGGCCCGATCACCGCGGAATTCTCTTCCGCGCGTCCGAGCTATTCGGTGGAGGTGGTCTCCGCCTTCCCCGGTGCCAGCCCTGCCGCGGCGACCTATACCTACGACGAGGGATCGACGGTGACCTTCACCGCGGCAGACCTCCCGGGAGCCGATACCCGTCGCATCTGCACCGGTTATCATTACTCGAACGGATCCGGGGTCGTCAGCGGCAACGGCACCAGCGTGACGCTCGTGGTGAATGAAAACACCGTGCTGACCTGGGATTGGAAATCGCAATACCTCGTCACCACCGCTGTGTCCGGTCCGGGTACGGTCAGTGCCGGCGGCTGGTTTGATGAAAATTCCGCCGTAACACTCAGCGCGACTCCGGAACCCGGTGCCATGCTTTCCGGCTGGACCGGAGACACCGCGCTCGGCAGCCCCGCGGGCAATGATTTCAAAATCCTCTCGCTCACCCGCCCGGCAGGCCCCGTCACGGCATCGTTCGAAGCTGCCAGCCATGTCCTGACCGTCAATTCCACACAAGCAACGGTCACCCCGCCTCCAGGGGCCCACGGTTACTCGTTCGGCCAAACCATTGAATTCTCCGCCGTATCTGACGAAACGAACGGCTCCCGCCAGCGGCCTACCGGATGGACCCTCAGCGGTGGCACCAATCTCAGTGGCGAAGGCACCAAAGGTTCGTTCGTGATGGCGGGTGATACGACCCTCACCTGGACCTTCACCCCCGAGGTGCTCCTGGCGGTGACCGGAGGCAACGAAGGTGCGATCCTGCCCATGGACTCCGCCGGTTGGAAAGCCCTCGGCAGCCGGGTCGACCTGCACGCCCTCGCCCCACCGTTCTTCACCTTCCGTCGATGGACCGGTGATGTGCCCGCCGAATCCTTCTCCGGCACCATTTCCCTCATCATGGACCAACCCAGGTCAATCACCGCCGACCTCATGCCGCTCACAGTCTCCGACGGCACTCCGCGGTGGTGGCTGAAGGACTTCACCCAGGTGACCGCCGGGGATTACGAGTCCGCCCGCCTGAACGACTCCGACGGAGATGGCGAAATCGCGGCCGACGAATATGTCGCCGGCATGAGCGATCTGGATGCCAGGCAACGTTTCGGAATCCTGAGCTTCACGCAAAATGCGGCCACCGGCAAATTCCACGTCACCGCTCCCGCCCGCGATCGCCGTCTCTATCAGGTCGCGGAGTCCGCCGACCTCGCGGGCGCGTTCGAGGCCATCGGTAGCCCGGTCGCCTTCACCGGCGCGTTCGCCGACTTCGATGTGACCCGTCCCGCCGGAGCCTCGCGGAACTTCTACTCGGTGAAAGTCTCGCTGGGAACCACCGGCCCGCGCGACGCGGATCCGGCGGCGGCGAGTTCCGCTCCATTGCCTGGCAGCCTGGAGCGCGAGATGAGACGCATTCCCGGCGGCACCTTCCAACAGGGCGATGCCGAAGGCCCCACGCCGAGCCGTCCGGTTCACCCTGTCCAGGTGGCAGGCTTCATGATGGACCGCTTCGAGGTCACCCGCGCGGATTGGGAGAAAGTCGCCACCTGGGCGCAGGCACACGGCTACGACATCCCCATCCTGCTCCGCTTCAACCAGCCGCCCTACAACGTCCCGGCGAACCACCCCGCCGTCGCCGTTTCCTGGTATGACTCGGTGAAATGGTGCAACGCCCGCTCGGAAATGGAAGGCCGCCGGCCCGTCTATTTCACCGACACCACCGCCACGACGGTCTATCGCACCGGCGAGGTGGATCTCGTCGCCGCGAACGTGAACTGGTCCGGAGACGGCTACCGCCTGCCAACGGAATCCGAGTGGGAGCGGGCCTCCCGCGGTGGTCTTGAAGGCAGGAAATTCCCATGGGGTGACGAGGACGCGGACCTGCGCTCGAACAGTTGGAACTTCCAACTCTTCACCGGTCGCGCCCCTGACGAGGAATTTCCTTACACCGAACGCGTGGGCTACTTCGACGGCACCCAGCCGGGCGGAATGCCGAACATGGAGAACGGCTACGGTCTGCACGACATGTCAGCGAATGCCTGGGAATGGACCTGGGACCGGATGGGCGACTACACGCGTGACAAGCAGTATGATCCGAAGGGACCGGATTCCGGAACCGTCCAACGGGTCCAACGCGGCGGCTCGTGGTGGAACTATGTGGATCAGGCGACGAACTTCCAACGTCTGCCCTTCCCGCCCAACGGCAGCGACGACTACGGCATGATCGGATTCCGCTGCATCCGCGGCCTGCATCCGAACGAATGA